Within the Maniola hyperantus chromosome 7, iAphHyp1.2, whole genome shotgun sequence genome, the region gataTTTATGTGATAACCAATCCTCTTTTATCATATCTGATGCTTTTTCAGCAATCATTATCGTTGGTGCATTTGTGTTTCCTCTAActattttaggcataatagatGCATCTATTACtctaagattttttattccatAAACTCGTAATCTAGGATCAACAACAGCTTCTTTGTCCCACGCTGGCCCCATCTTACATGTACCCACAGGGTGATATATGGTGCTGGTATATTCAATAAGCAAACAAGCGAAATAATCGTACGTTCCCCAGAGATATTCCGAACACCCTATTACTGGTTTTTTGACAAATTTAGCACCGTTGTGTTTAAATATTTCTGTTTGTTCTAAGCTTACAGCGTATCGCATTGCTTCAACTAATGTAtctaaatctattttatttgtaaaaaatctGGGATATATCAAAGGTTGACTGAAAATTGGATCAGTAtgattcaataaaataaatcctcTACTTTTAGGTACAAGTAACAGTGATCGCACTGAAAGACCATCGTAGAATGATAAAGGAAAGATATTTGATGCTACATAATTTGTAGGATCTGAATAAAAATCTCTAACATTTCTCCCATCGAAATGGAATTGAATATCTGGTGCGGGTTCATAAGCATACTGAGTTTTAATAAATGCAATACTATTTAGAGTACTAGTAGTTGCTAGCGGTCCAGACTTTTTAGGCTCTTGTACTCTATATTTTTGAACTTCATTTAACAGTTCGTGTTCATCAACGACtgtagatgttttatttgaaagaGATATAATTAGGGCATCTGTAGTTACATGATCTTGTAAATTCTGGCCGACATGTAAATCTGCTAAAACTGGAATGTCTAGGCTCTCTAAATGTTCTTTAGAGCCAATACCAGAAAGCATAAGTAGTTTTGGGGAATTTATAGTACCACTACTAACTATAACTTCTTTTCGAGCATATGCACTATAAATAATTccatttttataataagttatTCCGTGAGCTACTTTTGTTTGTGGATCTATGATTATTTTAGTAGCAAGAGCATCTGTTATTATATCTAAATTTGGACGTTTTTCACGTATAGGTTTGATAAAAGCAACATTAACGGACCATCTTCGGCCATCCTTAGAGGTAGATAAGGATATACCGGTTCCTAAATTATTTGCCGCTGTTAAATCATTTAAGGGTAATCCTTTTTCTTTGAAAGCTTTCACTAACATAACAGTGTTTATATCAGTATAGGGAAATCTTTCCACGTTAAGTGGTCCACCGACTGCATGGTAATATTTGTCATTAGATTCAATGTCTCTGTTGTTTTCAGactttttgaagtacggaaGCACCTGAAACCATGAAAGAAACGAAGTTGAGAAATTATGAATAATTCAGATACCTCGTTGTAAATGAAAGAACACTTAATTTCATAGGACAAGTCTTCATAAAGTGCATCTATTATTATGAACTTGGACAAATTTTATtgatagaaaacaaaataatgaaaaaaatctttttttaaccaTTCATAGAAAATGTAAGTGTAAGTACTTAGTAGTGATATATTTTCGAAAGCTAATACGATATAAAATACTTTGaagtgataaaaataaaaataaggcaatattttgagaaatttcacTATTAActtctttaacttttttttaaatttatagactaactTGGATCAGGCTGCAATATTACTCGTACAAGAAGTATGACTttctgataaaaaaatatttttattttattcaggttacaagttagaccttgacaacaatctcacttggtggtaagtgacgatgcagtctaagatggaagcgggctaacctggaaggggtattgcaatttttattaaagccATGCtaatttggtttctacacggcatcgtaccggaacgcgaaatcgcttggcggcatggttttgccggtagggtggtaactagccacggccgaagcctcccaccagacaagaccaaaaatttagaaattataaaattccaggcCCCTGCCacaaatcgaacccgggacctccggTAATAAGATCACTGCACCAGGGTGGTCGTCAAAAATATTAGGACACCTTTACCTCACTGTGACTCCAGCCGTGGTTGCCTAATCCTGCCCAGGTATCGTAATCAAGACGATTTCCTCGACTATAAACCATGTAGTTGACGGAACTGGAACCTCCCATTGTTCTACCActgaaaaataatgatttttagtAATTACTTAATGTTATTCACAACGTCAATCAAACAACAAAgctgttttatttcattatattcGTTTTACATAACGCGGTGTCCtatgtgagcgacgaatacgacgcgacgcgacgcgacacgaTGCGACGTAATGCGGCCTATATGGCAGTCTGCGGCGAGACGCAGACTGCCACTTtaacaataaatgaaaatcatgatttttttacttaataaactctagtcccataaactacagctatacaaaaaatcacgttattttattatctactatagtccaagaccctattattggTTTTAAAGTTACCTTGTCCACGAACAACTTCGACCTCTTGAAGATCTACACGTCAGTTCTTCTGGTTGGGTTCTAAAGTTCCAATCGATGTTAGAACCCTTAAGTGTTGGTGCAAACGACGGTGCCATAGTTACGTCTGGTTGCTCAGGACCAGCCTCTATCAGAAGTATCTAAAAATAGTTAATTTAACTGTAGTATTTTGTACATTATAGTTTTTACTGACTGAATTGTGTTTTCAGGAACACGAATTTCAATCAACTTCCtaatctatactattattataaagagttaaagtttgtaagtttgtttgtagggagtattctctggaactactgaactgattttgaaaattctttcaccagtagatagctacattattcctgagtgacataggcagtATTGGGCCTgtaatgggttaatcatgatgatgatgatgacccatgCGAAtccagggcgggtcgctagtataatataatattgcaacACTTGAATAATAATACAATGAACAAGTatcaacattttaaaataattgtttagtgGCTGATCCATACTAacgttataaatgcaaaagtgtgtctatctgtgtCTTACTGTGAGGTATATCTTCATGGCTATTTCGTCACTGATTGTGACGAAATCTAatcggccatcgcctctacgacaggtataacgcgtaaaatttaactcttcacgcgccattttaactttttgtgtcaatttcatgtcaaaagtacgattttagtccttattttaaaggtcaaccgtactttggacatgacagcagacccataaagttaaaatggcgcgtgaggagtcattttgtacggactatatggcctgcccactgccacttcagcttgctaatggttttggctatgtcagtgaccttagTTCTTCAGCGGATCTCCTCACTTcagatcttatccctcagggaaactcctgaCATAGCTCTCTCAatagctcgctgagtgactttgagttTCAGGACGAGgtataaacaaattcatattattaattGTATATGGAATAAGTAGGCTCTATACACTGTTTTTGCAAAGTAACGAACAACTTacgatacaacaaaaaaaaactatatatagtacatacatacagaaaaacttggctctatataaatataatggCTATAGCTCGGTTACGATAGATTATTCTTTACAGGCTACTACATAATTATAGATAACAGTATATTATGGATTGCACcgtactaaaaaaataattgttgttCTGTAGTGCGTGTAAAATATTCTTGCAATTTGTTgcgaatttaaaaataattacttactcgCAACTGAAAAATTCTATTCGTTTGctactaacattttttttttaaacgaatattagccattttttttaaatgactaattttcccctttcctctccaattaagcgtcaagcttgtgctaggagtaggtacgacaatagtgcaacgggcggggtttgaaccgtcgacctttcggttttcagtccactcctataccggttgagctattgaggctctttttttttttaaagaatattagccatttttttaaatgactaatattcccctttccaatATTGTTTGATGATTAAGTAAGTACGTTGAGTATTGTAACTttataataaaagcttttaaatttaattacttttagTTTGAATTCTCTATTTTGTGGCTGTGATAAATCTGAATTcaatggaataaaaagtaataatgcTTGTGTAAAAAAATGCCTAGGTATTGTCCTGTCCCTTGAGCCGGTAATTGAAGTATTTGGTGTCAATGTACTTATTGTGATTTGTGTGTCTAATTGAGATTGTGTTCAAATCAAGGCTATTTGAAAGTAATGGGGTATGCCCTTTTCTATAAATAAGTGTGTGTGCACGGTATTTGTTCAGAGGTGGGGtcaatatattttatagctTTGTAATTatttgaagcctcaatagctcaacggttacagGAGCGGACTGCATCCTGAAATGCCGGGGTTCAAACCctacctgttgcactattgtcgtacctagcataagctttacacttagttgacaggggaatattagtcatgattaacagtgcaaatattctattaaaaacaacgaaaaaataaatttttaactctttaatttttttaattaaatatcacgtgcaaaacatcgtgacgaaactgCATTCTCAAAAAGtacagtctgccaatccgcactgggccagtgcgggagactatgacctaaactctCCCCATTCTGGGACCTGTCTTCAGTAGTTGACCGGAAAtgagtttatcatgatgatgataatgaattctCAACTTATTGCACGCGTCATTACTACAGTTTTAAATCCTAAAGAATTTACCTTCCATTTCTTAACTTCTGTTAAACGGTTGGCAAGAACGCAACCAGCTGATCCAGCTCCAACTATGATGAAGTCATATTCTTCTATTTCGCGTTTACGTCTTGATTTCTCCACTTTTTTGTCCTTTTTCTCTACTGTAGTTGGCACAGCCTTAGATTCTTGTAAACGCAGATCTCCGAAATTTTTATCCAGGAAATCAAAATTAACATTAGGTTGGCGAGTATCAAATTTCGAAAGGCCAGAATCAAAATTACTGGAAAATGGTGGCGGTGGATGATAGCTTATAAAATCATATTGATAGCCATTTTTTGCTCGAGGATTAGTTTGATGGTATTGACTATGAGGTGCTCCAATACCGAAGTTAAAATTAGAAGTGCTAACTGGATAATTGTGGTTGGATCCTAAGCTTTCTGAAATCGCGGATAACTCTGGACTTACAAGTCCACCATTATAAATGTCATACGGGTTTTTCTTAGGGTATGGTACACTGTATGAGACCCCACCAAAAAGACGCGTAACTAAGGCCAAATACATAAAACCCATAGACGAGCATTGCGTCAAAGGAGCACGCTGTTCGTAGCAAACTTCACTTATATCCGGCGGTATCCACGTTGTTGCCATTTTTTCACTTGATTCCACTTTTGAATAATCACAAAACCATATTTTCCCACCTTTCAACTTTCAAGATTTATTTACaccgattttattattttgtattaataaatatacttaagaCCCCCGTGTTCCGTGATTGAACGCGTCTAAACGAATGGTTCGATAACTAGTGGGAAAAGTATACACTACTTTTTATATCAAGGCTGAGAATAATACACTAATTGTGTTCATTGACGCGTTTTTTGCAaacaatataaatgtaaaatttcGTATTCCATCTcgggatattttttttaggatttataggatatttaattattataagaaaaaataatttaaataaagacACAAATGATTTTTTTGAATCACAAATTTTAAAGCTAGGTCAGACAAAACGTttttctaataaatttattctAGCTCTGTGTTCAGTTCGTTACACGACAATTAGGTGCTCGATGCCTCATTTAAAAAAGCCGTTCGTTTTTCAAGTTAAATGCTGCGCGAACTTCAAACATTCTCGACCTCGTACCTACTGGACAATTTATTGGTGCGTAGAAATTCCTGTACTGTAAGACTTGAAAAACGTTTGCCTGCTCATTCTGATCTctattttattgttttggaaGTAAATTATAACCTATGTCattcaagaataatgtagctttctttTGGTGAAAAGATTTTCTGAATCGGTTCAGTATTTCCAGAGATTATTTCCTACAaagaaacttacaaactttaccactttataatattagtatagaagtaaagatgacattattttttataaaattttaataggtacctactacatattatgtagtaggtacctattaaactTTAGTTACCTCGGAACAAATATAAGGATAAACTAAAgttcataaaataaatcttatatTTCAGATTTAGGTCTTAGTTAAAGTTTACAACAGATTTACTTAATTCAGTGTGTTAGTACCTACCATCAATATTTCCTTAATGCTCGTTTAGTATATTTTATGGCTACatcaatatttaatattttaccaGGTAAACTTGACGGTACCTTAATTACTAACCCAATTTAATATGATTGTACTTAATTGATTACAAGGTCCTGAAATTAGATCTACATCAGCATAATTGTGCGTAGATTACCTCCAAATTGCGTTATTCCAATTTCTATAGCAAGAGTTCGTGGAAAtcgtttcaatttttttgtaataattggtCTTGgtctttttataattattattatacctgcGACATTGTCCGCatgaatataattttgtaaCCTTTACCATAAGTATTCaaactaaattcaaaatattatatcagcGAAATATTTTTAAGGATCGaatcattagttccggagattatccCTCACATAATATAAAGTCACTACCTCTAATGTATATAGATACATATTTGTGTGTAGAGAAGCAAGAGCTGCTTCAACCATAGTGCGAACGCGGTGACCGCTCCGGGCACACAGTTCCGAGGGCACGTTGttggttaaaaaatattatagttttgaATGTAAGAAATCCCTTCGCTTGCGATATTTTATAGAACAAGTGCCATAATTAGATTTTGCTCCATTTTAAAAGTAACTAAGAGTTAGTACTGTATAGAAGCATAgtcaataagtagatatttactGTGGTACTGGTTGCATAGTGAGAACAAATTCTTGGTTCAGATTACTCATCTCAGCAGTTTACAGAGACAGATATTGTGGGCGTACGAACGACAGATGGGTCTTACGTAGAGCCATGAAAATGGCGATTAAATATAAGGTCGCTATGTCAGAATTGTATGTTGATCTAAGGCCGTTTTGAGCAAAATAAAACAAGACAGGTATCAcacaaaactttattttaaaaaaactttaattgtTAGCAACCAAATCCCAAAACCGAGAATTAAAtaaaacacgactgcccaaaaaaaggagtgtaatgttttcagagttCAATGCATGTTTGCGAGATATTTCACCTTAATATCTAAATTCCTGAACAggaacctaaatatataaaagtaaaaggtgactgactgactgactgatctatcaacgcacagctcaaactactggacggatcgggctgaaatttggcatacagatagctaagATAgatttgacgtaggcatccgctaagaaaggatttttgaaaattcaacccctaagggggtgaaataggtgtttgaaatttgtatagtctacgcgaacgaagtcgcgagcataagctagtatggctataaatgaaaaaaaatgtataatggAAGCTGTAtgacgccattttcaaatgtgattttttaccttttagtagatttatttattaaatacatcTTGTTCTTTCTAGCAGTAAGAATAAAGAAGCAGctgtaataaaaatgtaatattatttataactaaaataaattatgtttcaATTTTAAGTTATATAAAACTAGTACTCGTTGTTGTAGTAGTGTGGTCTATTGTAATGATGACAGATAATAACGTTGTTTTAGTAATAATTACATTacagcattttaatttttttcatttttatattgataatgtgataaaataatattttacagaataataataacatCAATATTAACTTAAACTTTTTCATTTACCTACATACTAAATACATGAAAATATCATTTTCGTATATTGCATAGTGCATCTGGTTTAGTTTTttgtaatgctgtcacttttaattaattaattttacagtttttttcagatttgacaaaaaatgatagaaataaagatatttaacaGTTTGCTACAAGTGGCGCGATTTCAAGCATCTTAATggtagctatagtacgcgacaggttgagatggcaatcggggtggggacgccccgcacatccgcacagcccccacgctaaatAGGGTGTGCGGGAAGATATTGTTTCACTTTTTTTCAAAACTCGCTcgtgtttaaataataaaatatttgcggGGAATTCATGAATAAAACCTTTTTTAAATACATCTTTTAGTAACTTTTATTGTATACAAACTAAAATACACAAATTCTTTGTTAAATTCCTAACAGTTTAACAAACAAGTAgctgaaaaaaatatgaatatttcattaaaataacagtatcattaattattattattatttgataccTTATAATCTTCTTTGATCATATCTGAGGCTTTTTCACCTATCATTATTATTGGTGCATTTGTATTTCCTCTAACTATTTGTGGCATGATGGAACCATCGATAACTCTCAaaccttttatattatacacaCGTAGTCTGGCATCAATAACTGCAGTTTTATCCTCAGATGGTCCCATTTTACATGTCCCTACAGGATGGTAGATCGTAGATGTATATTGTACtagcaaacaataaaaataatcatagGTCCCCCAATCATACTTTTCACAACCTCTAA harbors:
- the LOC117984058 gene encoding glucose dehydrogenase [FAD, quinone]-like; amino-acid sequence: MATTWIPPDISEVCYEQRAPLTQCSSMESKAVPTTVEKKDKKVEKSRRKREIEEYDFIIVGAGSAGCVLANRLTEVKKWKILLIEAGPEQPDVTMAPSFAPTLKGSNIDWNFRTQPEELTCRSSRGRSCSWTSGRTMGGSSSVNYMVYSRGNRLDYDTWAGLGNHGWSHSEVLPYFKKSENNRDIESNDKYYHAVGGPLNVERFPYTDINTVMLVKAFKEKGLPLNDLTAANNLGTGFF